ACAACCATCAGAGCACCATCTCATTAGGAATTCTGTCTCAGAAAACCTAAGCAAACAattctccaatcttcttacTGCAATCACTGAAGAGAGTATCTCCCGTCCTCTCATCTGGATTGTAGCTTCCATTGCTGTGGTTCCAATGTTGTCAGGTACCATCTTCTGCTACCAAACACAATGCCTAAAGCTTGATTCTTCAATCATCGGGATGTCTAAAGTGATTGGTCAGTTGATACTTATATCCGCAACTGTACTGTATGATCGGTATTGGAAAACAGTTCCCATGAGGAAATTGATAGGCACAGTGCAGATAGTATATGCAGGCTCCCTTCTCCTGGACTTGGTGCTAGTAAAGCAGATCAATCTTAAGCTGGGAATTCCAAATGAAGCATATGTCCTATGCATGTCAGGTTTAGCAGAAACCATTGCTCAATTtaagcttcttcctttctcAGTGTTGTTTGCGAGTTTATGCCCACCAGGATGTGAAGGATCGCTCACATCATTTTTAGCTTCGGTTCTTTGTTTATCATCCATTATCAGTGGGTTTATGGGTGTTGGGTTGGCATCTCGCATAGGAATTTCATATGGTGATTACACTAGCTTGCCTGTGGGCATTCTGCTACAATTTCTTGCCGCTTTGGTACCGTTGGGTTTGATATCTTTCGTACCCATGTCACAATCAGTAGataaggaaaggagaagaggcgTGAGTAAAAGAAGTAGGAGAAATAGAAGAGTGGGAAGACTGCCATTTGATTCTGTTTATGCATACCGGCGCAAAAgagaatatgagacagagaagtGAAGCAAGCTGGTGGGCTGAAGGAGTGAAAAGCTAGTGGAGGAATCATGTCATTCTAGTGCCTACTCTGAATCAAAATGAACTGGagattttttctctttgtttcagATTCAGAGAATTGCACTACAAAACCTGCGAGGTCAGAGTTTATTGTGAGCAAGATCACTGAAGATACAACCAACTCTTTGACTATTTCAGTTCAGACTCTACTGAAATTGCCTGGGCAAGGCAGAGGGGATTGGCTTTACTGGCTGTTGGAGATTTCCTTACCTTCATCGTGGTTGCAGATGTATCCTGTTTATTCAAATCGAAGTGTCAGGAACCAGCAGCTTGATGAACTGCCACAAGCTGATGCTATAGCCATTTGCAAATGGTGATCCAAATTTTGGCATGTAAAATGATAACCACTAtataaatttttgttttcttcacgattataatttttttactgAGGTTTAGCAATTGAATtcagaaaaaaatatttgtcaAAAGTGACTCAAAAAACTTGATTCTATCATGGATGTGATCTTTGACAATCTCCTAGTGGCAACTCCACTATTTGCTTTCATTTGTCATACAAGAGGGAGATAGGCCTCAAGGGCCTGGTTCAATGAAGGTGGAGAGCAGTCTTAAGCTCCCATGGGGCCAGCCTTTAAAGTCAGTTCAAAAGCCTTTCCTACTATCTGACAATAGAGTCAATTCCATGGAAGGAAATTAAAATCAAAGATATTGGCGTTTTCTTCCCTTTCGAAAAACATACTGTGGTAGGTTGAATGGACTCCATAGTATGAACTTAAAAGAGTCATAAACAATGCAAAACTGAAATGAAACCATGTCATGCAAGATGGGTTTCAAGAGCTAGCTTAATGAAGATTAAGCATCCATGGTgcatggggaaaaaaaaggaaaaatctcaGGCTTAATGGAATATAGACACCAAGCGGATTGGTGAGTAATGTGGTTTTTCAATGCATGTAAGTTGCAGCTAATGCTATGAATCCTATTAACAACCATGGAAACACCCAAGCATACATGATAGGACTAAAAGAAACTATAACAGAGTATGGACTTTACCTTTGTTTGGACCAAGTAGACCCGCTGTTCTCTGTCCAACTATTCTTTATCTTCTATGAAGATGGTGATCGAATGCAACGCTTTTCCAGCAATCAAACTTACAGTGTCTTCCGGCACCTTCAACCtctaagagagaagagaattcAATGGCAGTACTCTCTTGATACTTTGGTGCTAGGGATTCTGGTGAAGATTTTTAAATTTCTCTCACTCCCACAATCAGGGAGTTGAGGAAGTAACTCCCACTGCCGGTTTAGAGCAACCGTCTTTATGCTGATGTGACAATATATTCtcctacttgacttgtattacCACATGCGAAGTAAACATTACAACTATTTGACTTCATGAGATGAAAATACAAAACTTAACCCTTAAAGagtattttatatttgaaaatcGAAATCAAAACTTCAACCCATGAATCATGACGGTACCTATTCACACAAAGAACACTTTCTTCTATGTATTACAATGAATTGTCTTTCTCATACTGAACTTTCATGTGAtgagtttaaaattttatagaatCAACTCTATAGTTAATTCTAGGTTCAACCTTTATTGCCTATTCAATTTATTGGCATATGTCTATGTATACATTGAATTAGAGAATGGCATATTTAAAATTGCAGAAAACTTTAATTTAGAATCATTAATTGCATATTGCAATATCAGAACATTAAGCACTCAATGATTTACATAATCTCATATGACCCGCATGATCTACAAGCGTTTTATAACTTCTCATATCTGTACATCCAACATAATCTGAATTTGATTAGCCAACTAGTTCCAAATTATCAATGACCCTATACGTGAGGATGTGATCCTTAGTGCCCTTAAGATATCATCCAGATTCCAGACCCTCTTTTTGTACAACCACCAAAGAAATCCATGGAACAACAATGTTCATAGCAAACAGGTGCTCTCAAGACCCATCCAttaattagtaattttttttgtacatTATCTCTTACATTCAAAACAATTTGAATCTTTCGCTACTTCTGCAAAATTGGACAAGAAGTTACAGCACCAGTAAAAGTTTCAGATCAGTGCAACATCACTTTATGCCAAGGAACTTAGATATTTCCTGTCTTTTAAACTTTAGAAGACGAGGTGTTAATCAATTTTACAACTAAAGATGACAAGATTGTTGTCCACCTTCATGGTAACAGCTCACATTTGATCCAATTAACCAATCAAACAGCCACAGAAATCTCTGTCAAGTTCTCAAAACCATCAACATAACCAGTTCCTTTCATTGCTAATACGACTTCATCTAACATCTTGTATATGTGATCTGACCAAGGGTGTGATTTATCTGCAACATAGAAAGAATGAGTCTTGCCATTGATGCTAATCCAACTGCATCCAGGCAATTTACCCAGACCCCTTTCTTTCATTGTCATTCTTACTTCTGCTACAATATCCCAGCTCCCAGAAGAAGCATGCACATTTGATAGAGATACGTAATTTGATGGGTTTTTGGGCTCTAACTGCACAAGAGACCTATAAGCCAAATCCTGCATCTCCAAGTTCCCATGAATTACAGAAGCAGCAAAAAGAGCCCCCCAAACACTAGGACCAGGTTTCACAGGCATTTTACAGATCAAATCTAATGCTTGATTGAGGTGGCCCGATCGACCTAACATATCAACCACACATGCACAGATTTCCACCGTTGGTGAAATCCCATACTTAATCATTGCAGAATTGTAGATGTCCAAGCCCTCGGATACCAATCCTGACCTACCACAAGCTGAAAGGACTCCCACTAACACAATATCATCTGGTTCAATCCCATGCTGGAGCATCCTATTAAACAGAACAATGACTTCCTGACCCTTTCCATATAATCCATATCCAGCAATCATTGAACTCCAGGTGATTGTATCTTTACAAGAATCATCATCAAAGACCCGCCTTGCAAAAACCAAACTCCCACACTTAGAGTACATATCAATTAGAGCATTTCTTAGAGAAACTTCATTGTATATATCCTTCCTGATAGCAAAACCATGAATTTGCTTCCCTT
The sequence above is a segment of the Telopea speciosissima isolate NSW1024214 ecotype Mountain lineage chromosome 7, Tspe_v1, whole genome shotgun sequence genome. Coding sequences within it:
- the LOC122666968 gene encoding probable folate-biopterin transporter 8, chloroplastic isoform X1; the protein is MSSSSKNSKNSIKPRTQLVKSIIITPDQVPPKNRNTERNDRRTEFLQVGRQQMSVLCGFGYWVQGFRCFPWLALNFHMAHTLNLQPSVLQIVQNSANLPMVAKPLFGVISDAVYIGGAHRIPYISIGVILQILSWGAIALVPVGGEVLPLLMACILMSNIGASITEVAKDALVAEYSQKHRLGGLQSYAFMALAAGGLLGNLLGGFFLLKTQQTRAMFLLFALILSVQLAISSIAREDSLSLPQPSEHHLIRNSVSENLSKQFSNLLTAITEESISRPLIWIVASIAVVPMLSGTIFCYQTQCLKLDSSIIGMSKVIGQLILISATVLYDRYWKTVPMRKLIGTVQIVYAGSLLLDLVLVKQINLKLGIPNEAYVLCMSGLAETIAQFKLLPFSVLFASLCPPGCEGSLTSFLASVLCLSSIISGFMGVGLASRIGISYGDYTSLPVGILLQFLAALVPLGLISFVPMSQSVDKERRRGVSKRSRRNRRVGRLPFDSVYAYRRKREYETEK
- the LOC122666968 gene encoding probable folate-biopterin transporter 8, chloroplastic isoform X2: MLYTSAVLIEYPISPLEILSWGAIALVPVGGEVLPLLMACILMSNIGASITEVAKDALVAEYSQKHRLGGLQSYAFMALAAGGLLGNLLGGFFLLKTQQTRAMFLLFALILSVQLAISSIAREDSLSLPQPSEHHLIRNSVSENLSKQFSNLLTAITEESISRPLIWIVASIAVVPMLSGTIFCYQTQCLKLDSSIIGMSKVIGQLILISATVLYDRYWKTVPMRKLIGTVQIVYAGSLLLDLVLVKQINLKLGIPNEAYVLCMSGLAETIAQFKLLPFSVLFASLCPPGCEGSLTSFLASVLCLSSIISGFMGVGLASRIGISYGDYTSLPVGILLQFLAALVPLGLISFVPMSQSVDKERRRGVSKRSRRNRRVGRLPFDSVYAYRRKREYETEK